aaattagaatatcaCGGGTTTTTAAGAGATTCCGagtttacatttaattttccacTATTCTTCATATTCCGAGTTGTTCATTGAGATtttcttttgcaaaaaaagacaaaaaaaaaagaagcccAAATCTATTCagacaatataattttataatattttatgttatcaCTAGTTGCCATATATTtcgcaagatatttatttagatgttattatatattttcagataacTAGTTTGTATAACGTTCAAATTCTATCTAAAGCATTAAGCCATGCTATAAGCAAAGTTATTGCAATGTGCTTGTATTtggaaatgtttatataatgaaatagaataattCAGTTAACACTGACATTAGCTATATCATATTCTGCATTCTATTTTCagtatattattactttaaacGATTCAAACGGAAAGTATAACACGAAGACGAAAACGAAACATTATACAACAAGCACATACAATAAGCTTACAATAGCTaagttgtaaaaaaatatgtttttgaaacttgtatatataatgaagcttaataattagaaaaattataaactcttaaatttgaatatattccTCTTATTATAAAGGCCACTTAAAGGACAAGATCTTGTATTATATAAGACTatagcaaataaaatacatgttaattaataataaatgaatattcgaattatttaaattgatacTAATATTGCAACTTTCTATTTACTGTCTTCTTGTGCgtataataaaactaaagaCATTGCTTACACTTTGCATCattaatttgtacatatatgaataaataaaatgtaaccTATTACAACaataaacaaaacaaaaaaggattttatgaataaaattattgtaaatagatattattgagttttataattaattcttgaaatattactttttaaatagacAAAAAtcttgatataattttattcttgatattatttacttttagaGATTGCTTAATCCATCATACAgattttgacaaaattaatttgctattacatattatgaaagtataatgaaattgtatcTCTTAATTCACATTTGATGGACAATTGTCTTACATATATTGAGTATCATAAAGCTTAGAAGATGTATTgatataatgttttacattaaatCATGTATCTGAAAAAAATagcttaattatttatttgcctTTCAACAGTTGTATTTGCACCAGTCAGCTTTTAAATCCAAGATCGCTTGAAATTAACTGTATCTTTTTtagatatacgtacatatgtattatgtggcacataattctattatttatgttatatttattaatggatttactattaatataaGTATTCagacattttcaattaatattctgcttatttataataatacgagAGTATGTAATATTCTGCCTGATCGCAATAAGTATACTTAAATGTATATCAGAGTATTTTTTAAGATGTACATTGCAGTTGAGATCTAGTATCTATGATAGATACTTTaaagtaatgaaattatagtgcaatataatatatcatagcATACTTTCATGTATGTATCactatttgtaaaatatgtaataatgaaattgtgaaaatattttcacattgtaattatacaacaaaaataagaaatatatgaattttgtttttcaatgaaatattgcaaatataaaaagtgaGTTAAGCTCagacattaataattttgttcttttaaagTTCCATAAAAGTAtcttagaaataatatatatcttaatttttatttggaaatataaaatatatatatatttatcaaatttatgtCCAATTTTATCCTTCAATATAGCACATCTcgcctttttttatttaatagcaGAATACATTTACATACCTTGTTTATTACACAATtaacttattaaaatatgtttacaaTTTTCTGGGAAGCTCTTGCTATCTTTATGttttaaatgtatgaaatagTACATCATATCTTTCAATATTGTAATTCatatagtaaaatttaatacaagatCATCTTCTTTgcatattaattatgaaaacaaattgaatcacaataatatttattgtaaataaaactttttggGAAATTTCTAATGCTCATTTAGAAAAACAGAATGaattatgttttaaaattatgtgaaatttatgcaaacttttatatatgtacctttttaaatttatataaataatatttaaattttcagcatagaaaatatcttttactaaTCACAATAACAAAAATAGTATTTGAGATTcgttctttttgttttttaaatatggcTACCTTTTTATATCCTTCATCATAATTCACAAAATTAcaatgaagaaaattgaacTAACATTTGTTGGAACGTTGTTGTTCCAACAGTAGTAGACATTTGACTAATACTGTTAAATAAAGCCTCTGCCTGTAAAGTTTCTGGCAACCTAGTAAGAAACTGTGCTCCATGTACAAAGTCCATCTTTAATAGTTCTTCTTGATACAAGTGCAACACACCAAGTGCTGTTCTAAAAAGGAACTCATCCCCATCTCTAAGAAAAACATCCCAGACCCTACATGCAACATCCAGAGGCATTGCCTTAgcatatatagtatataaccaatctaacaaatataaatctgGACTAAGACCAGCTACTGTAAAATGGGAAAAAATTTTTGGTAGCTTATGTGCAAGTGCGCTAGAATATACCTTGTAATAAATATCCATCTGTTTCTGGTTTAATGTAAAAGCAGATCTGTGACAGGgatgatttaataaattagcaAAGCAGGTAAAGGCATCTGGAGGTTCCATGTTCAATGATAACACTGCACCCACAAAACTCATACCTTGTACGTAACCTACATCAGGCCTATAAACTGCATAGGCTGCTAAAATACCTTGAAGACTATTAGATAATGGTCCACCTTCTTGAAAGACACATAAAGTAGGAAAAGTACGAGATACGTCTAATTTGATTGCAGCTAATGTTTCACTTATAGGACTTGATATTGCTCTGTCCAAACATATATTGTAAAGATGtgttgttatatttaaattatttggaatTGCTAGTTTCCACACTTTGCCACGAACACTAGGTGGAAGACCACGCCACCATAATTCACGTaccttttttgtatttttaacactTTCAAATTTAGGAAGTATGTGTACATTCCAAGTATGAGAATCCTCTGCTaatctctcttcttctttaagTTGCAATTCTCTTTGATGTttacgttctttttcttctcttaatTCCCGTTTTCTTGCTGCTTCTAGAATAGCACTGTACTGTTTGCGATGGCGTTCTTCTTCAACTGCATTTTTAGCTGGTAGATTAGCCGGTCTTGGCTGTTGTATTAAAGCTAAACTTCCCCCTACCTTATCTATATTTCTTGATGGACTACCTGTAGGTGTAGATTGTTGcgaatctttatttttccatgaaaatacATTCTTTGAAAAAAGAGTATTTAGTCCCCAACGCTTAGACTTCTCAGTTCGTTCTGTAACTTGTTGATCATCAGAACCCAGGAAACTTCCAGAAGGAGAGACTTCACTAAGGGAAGACACTGTACTGCTACAAGAACGTGGCAGACTGTTTCTAGGACTACTGTTTGCACTACCACTTTCCAGTCTTGTATATTTATCTTCATCACTCTTGAAATTGTCATTTAAAGATTCTTCCTTATAATCGCAAGGAGAATCTAGATATTGAGATTTAGTATCCAACTGTGATTCATTCGATTCCTctaaagaatatatttgttttgtaGTGGGATTATAAGCTAAAGAC
This sequence is a window from Bombus pyrosoma isolate SC7728 linkage group LG10, ASM1482585v1, whole genome shotgun sequence. Protein-coding genes within it:
- the LOC122572106 gene encoding TBC1 domain family member 14-like yields the protein MKNPVSNHLNGNNHHPSQNVPPCIVSRYGNMSNNYQVLKVAGRDSNCYIANNIVRKIGKQQLVSLNGSSISCNSVNINEALACDVASVPAVKTKALCVHIRENKWYDAGNVVSVGVAGTSLNHALESMSLAYNPTTKQIYSLEESNESQLDTKSQYLDSPCDYKEESLNDNFKSDEDKYTRLESGSANSSPRNSLPRSCSSTVSSLSEVSPSGSFLGSDDQQVTERTEKSKRWGLNTLFSKNVFSWKNKDSQQSTPTGSPSRNIDKVGGSLALIQQPRPANLPAKNAVEEERHRKQYSAILEAARKRELREEKERKHQRELQLKEEERLAEDSHTWNVHILPKFESVKNTKKVRELWWRGLPPSVRGKVWKLAIPNNLNITTHLYNICLDRAISSPISETLAAIKLDVSRTFPTLCVFQEGGPLSNSLQGILAAYAVYRPDVGYVQGMSFVGAVLSLNMEPPDAFTCFANLLNHPCHRSAFTLNQKQMDIYYKVYSSALAHKLPKIFSHFTVAGLSPDLYLLDWLYTIYAKAMPLDVACRVWDVFLRDGDEFLFRTALGVLHLYQEELLKMDFVHGAQFLTRLPETLQAEALFNSISQMSTTVGTTTFQQMLVQFSSL